The Melanotaenia boesemani isolate fMelBoe1 chromosome 8, fMelBoe1.pri, whole genome shotgun sequence DNA window CTGCCTCAGGATTGCAAGTACCCAGGGACTGGAGAGGGTGTGGCAGGGAAACCTACTGCTGCAACTTGGCCCTGGTTTGTCCTCATGGACGAGGTGTTGGGACAGAGGCCCTCCAGCAACCCACCTGTCCTGATCGCCTCAATTGAGGAGGACAGACCAGGGCCAAGTTCAGCAGTGGGTAGCCAGTCGGTGGAGGAAGTCAGGGAGGATCCAGTGGCAGGGAGAGGCAGAAGGAAGAGGAAAGCTGCTGACCAGTTCGTGGATCTCATAAGAGAGGACATGAGACTGCagagggaggcagaggagaggagagaagctGAGAGCAGGGAGAGGATGGACAGGCTGTTCTCCCTCCTGGagaaatttgtaaataaataaatgatgaaaaaaatgttttgaaatgttttattttaaaaagaatatgtacaaagaaaaatttcaaaaaggaaatgctggcGCTAactaaaaaactatttacaataaCAAGCAGGGAGGTCCTGGCAGTGCTGGTTAGGTTGGCTGGGATGCCACAATCGAGATCCTGACTTGAGGGTGGTCTCCAGAGAGCTTTCCATGTCCACCGCATCATCCACTGATTGGGTTTGCAGGGCTGGCAAAGTCGACGGCTGCCATGTCACTATTGTCATGAAGAGATGGAAATAAGTAGCAGGAATCACCATTAATTCTTTGCAACTCAAGCTACAGTATTTACCTGTTCTTTAACTTACCTCTATAAATACTGGTGATCAGGGGGCACTTCCTCCAGGGCAGACACCAGTCGGTCCCGCCAGGATGCACCACTGGTTGCCTCCAACTCCATCTCCCCCTCATCCTCTGGCTCATCTTCCGCAGGCTCTTCCTCTGGGTCCACGATGTCCCGAACCCCGAGGCAGATGTTGTGGAGGATGGCACATGATGTAATGACCTTGTAAAGAGTAAAGATAAATTATAAATCACTTTATAATTTAgtaagtgtaaaaataaatcattcagTGTTATAATTACTCACGTATGGTGCAAAGGTGTGGTGCACTTCCAGCGCTTGCAGGCACGAAACCTGCTCTTCATCATCCCAAATGCACGCTCTATTATTGAGCGTGCCCGGGAGTGATGGTGATTGAAGCGCTGGGCTCCCACACCTCGCAGCGGTCGTTTGTAGGGAGTGATGAGGGGGAGTGGATGTTGAAGGCAAGGGTACCCACCATCAGCCAGAATGAAGTGCCCTGGAGGAGGGTACAGTGACCTCTTGTACAGTGGGCTGTGCCGGAGCACCCGGGAGTCATGAACTGACCCCGGCCAGCCCACGTATGTGTCAATGAAACGGCCCTGATGGTCACAGACAGACTGCAGGATTATTGATGGAAATAATTTCCTATTTTTGTAACAGTGACCATCAGGGCCGCTTGGTGGCTTTATCCTGACATGGCAGCCGTCGATAGCACCTGCAGCTTTGGAAAAAGCTTGGTGTCTTGCCAGTCCTGCAAACCCACGAGACACAGCTTCCAGATCTGCTCCAGCTGTTGGGAGGCGGATGACCTGATGGCGAATGGCCACCACCTCCTCAGTGACTCTGCGGATGATGCGGTGGACAGTGGAACGGGGCATTCCAAAAACTCTGGAGACCACCCTGTATGATGCCCCAGAggccaaccaaaacaaaaaaacaagggtCTCAATTGTGGCACCCCATCCATGCCTCCTTTCCTGCTGTAGGAGACCTAGAAGCACTGCCAGGGCCTCCCTGCTGAGGCGGAAATCCTGCCAGGTGTCCTCACCTCCAAAATACCTGTCCAGCACAGGCACTGATAAGTTGATGTCATAGTACAGTAGCCTGTGCTGGTgtagggaaaaagagggaaaagtcAGCACAATATATGCAGACACAGATactgtatgtatacatatatatattttccaaatatatatatatatatatatatatatatatatatatatatatatatatatatatatgcacataaaattcaaatttatttgaataGCTCAATGCAAACAGCACCTGCTGACTAAAGTGCTTCAGAAAAAAGCAGATACAACAATATAAAACCGCAGTAGGAGGGCAACATCTATTTTTATTGCACGATGTTATGGTaatttctttaaagtaaaatatgttttaataataaatgaaggTCAGTTACATTTGTCAACAATGGCAGAGAAGCTGGGACGGCAAGAGTAATAGATGTGGCCTTTTACTTTACATTACAAATTAATTACACGGGTTTCAACAGTATTATTTTCCATTGAAGTTACCCAGgtaacacacatacatggggCCCAGATAGGTAGCAACTGGGCTGATATTTAGGCCCCAGTTGGGAAACCCAGCTTGGGCCCAGCTAATTTTGTCCTCAGTTTCCATGGTGGCCCCAAGTGTGTTTGCCCACATGGGCTTATGAAGAGCCTTGTATGGGCCCCACATTGTGCCCAGCCAACAGATCTATTTGGGACCCAGATGGGTAGCAACAGGTCTGATATTTGGGCCCCAGCTGGCCTAGTTGATTTTGTCCTTAGTTTCCATGGTGACCATAAGTGCAATTGCCTAGAGGGGTTGTTGATGGTTCTCATTTTATccaattaaatactttgtttttacCAGGATTGACAATTTCATGCACTTCTGGGTTAACATAGGTTTAGACCCACAGCTACCATTGTGGAGACCCTTGTCTTATGCATTTGTAGTTTATCAAAGCTAAACATCCTCCTAACAAAGCCTACATCAAGTTAAACAGAAGTAATTCACTGTACAACAaaatttgttcatatttttaataaaaaaaatttacaattCCCATGTTTTTCCACAACACAGCAAACCCCAGTGCAGTATTTTTACTCTGCCACCATTTCGTTGgccctgaaaaataaaaacgacaaaacagttttagttcattttcacTAGTTACAAATGTATCAGATCAATCATACATTTCAAATTACCTGCAGAGTAACATTCAGTTTGAGCtatgtttaaaaacagcagttCCACAGATTGAATGACGATAACATTGCGCAACAAtccaattttgttttttaaatgctcCAAACATCCATTTAACTGAAATTAGTTAATAAACATGTCTATGTGAAAAATTATTCTATCTGAGACAAGCGATCAAAAACTTTTCAACTTCAATTGACAATGGCTGTCAAGTTTACTTTTCattgatcaaacacaaacatgcttaGTCAGCTGTTTGGTTGAATCACACAATTTATACACAACACTAcgcataaaatgtttttcaaatatAACCTAAAAGTTTCCTTTTGgtaaaaatagtgtttttttttaaacatggtcATGGTATGTTTTCGTTAGACATGTAAAAACCAGCCATCATTGATATTACTGGGGATTTCTGCATTGAATCAACCAACAGTCttatgctgggcttacaccaaacgattttcacagtcacagactaaaaacggaagtctttaggaaatcttaggactCTTAGTAGAGTCACAGCGCTCCTGTCATCTCCATCGTTAGGGTTAAGGCGGTAATCTTCgctgtttcatgtcagtctttcCCTAGTCTTGGGTCTGCAACAATATCAAACGGACGTgaagaaagaagagagaaaaaaaaaaaaaaaaaaaaaagactaacaaGAACCGGTGATGATACACTGTACgtggaccgtccagaaagaggcGCGGATGGTGAagcaccaatgatttagagaagacataATCTTGACACTCGCTAGATATCTGAGCCTGGTCCATCCGGCAGATTTTACAGAAACCAGCAAACCTGAgctaataatgaaaacaatataaaataaatgcaaacaaatggcTTTCTAATTTAATCAGGCTACCGTTTTGCATCAAcatcctgctagtttcctcttcctcagcacgagctgaacgataaacaaacaacaacaaaagaacatgatcagctgatcatgacAGTCCTGTCATGAGTCAGGAGCGACGGGAGAGGGAGGACGAGGAGAGGAGGTCGTGCAGGAGCGGCTGGTGCAGCAACGTTTgcacaaaagttaaaaaaaatgtcgaGTCCTCTCATGAAAAGTGTGTGACTGCAGCTCCTGGCAAACAGACACATGTAAAGCTCGCACAGCTGCTTCATGAATGGTGTCCAactcatttctgtattttctgtggCGTCAGTAACTGTTGTCTGTTTGATCCCAAAAGTTTGATGTTCAACCATCTTGGAATCTTGATACCTTTCACTGTCAGATTAAAGTGTCTGGTCTAGGAAATGTGGAAGAGTTGGGATGAGTTCGGATGAAGAACTGACACCTGATTTGGCAAAGAAATGGCAACAGTGCTGTTCAAAACTTCCTCAACTACATTAGCTAACTATCTTAAGGTGGTACAAGACCGAtgagcagccccagaacatttacattttaaagctgcATGTATTTTGTGACTCTAGTGAGTGCAGTTGCATATCTGCTGGGAAAAACAAAGGATGGAGATGTGACCATGTGCTTATTTGCATCCAAGCCCAGAGTGGATCAACTCAAAAGTGTGACACTTTCACATCTGGTGCCAATGGGAGCAGTAGGAGCTCGActataaaaagaataataattcacattattaaaaaactgTGAATTGAAGTGGAAAAAAACTATCAATTTAATTTTCCGTTGCAGTGCTGTATTCAGAGATCCTCATTATTtggataaaactaaaatattgatGTCTAACtaaacaatgacaaataaatgacaGACCAATATTCTGATTTAAGTTGGACAATAAAAATCAACACTGTCTTGATCAACAACTACAATTTGTGTATTGTATGTAAACCTAGTCAATAAACTGATACCTGTCTTGGACATGACAATGTGTCCTTGCAAGGCGGTTCCCTCCTCTATCCCTGGCACCAATAAGCCACTTGGATGCTGCCTTTTCTGCCTCTTTTCGAGTAATTTGGCTGGTAAGAGCATTTTTTTTCAAGCTGCCTGTGAAGCACACACATTAAGCACAAGCAAGAGAGTCTATATTGCATTACTAAATCCTTCCATTATAGAAACGTaactttagtttctttttaaaattttcttttcttttcctttttagtaGGGCTGAACGAGTAATTGCAATTTAAGACGTTGCGATTAGCTAACCATAAATGGTGTGATTAATTTACATGCTGCACGGCAcctgagatatatatatatatatatatattgatagattatttatatatatatatatatatatatactgctcAAAAatataaagggaacacttaaacaacacaatgtaactccaagtcaatcacacttctgtgaaatcaaactgtccacttatgaagcaacactgattgacaatcagttccacatgctgttgtgtaaatggaaaagacaacaggtggaaattataggtaattagcaagacacccccaataaaggagggTTCTGCAGGTgttgaccacagaccacttctcagttcctgctttctggctgatgtttcgGTCACTTCtgaatgctggcggtgctttcactctagtggtagcatgagacggagacaggccagtacatcaggagacgtggaggaagccgtaggagggcaacaacccagcagcaggaccacttcctccgcctttgtgcaaagaggaacaggaggagcactggcAGAGCCCTGCAAattgacctccagcaggccacaaatgtgcatgtgtctgctcaaacggtcagaacagactccatgagggtggtatgagggcccaccgtccacaggtgggggttgtgtttacagaccaacaccgtgcaggaaaTTTGGCATTTGTCAGAGAACACCAAGATGGGCAACAtggccactggcgccctgtgctcttcagatgaaagcaggttcacactgagcacatgtgacggACGTGACAGAGtgtggagacgccgtggagaacgttctgctgcctgcaacatcctccagcatgaccggtttggcagtgggtcagtaatggtgtggggtggcatttctttggggggctgcgcagccctccatgtgctcgtcagaggtagcctgactgccattaggtaccgagatgagatcctcagaccccttgtgagaccacatgctggtgcggttggtcctgggttcctcctaatgcaagacaatgctagacctcatgtggctggagtgtgtcagcagttcctgccagacgaagcattgatgctatggactggcccacccgttccccagacctgaatccaagtGAGCACATCtaggacatcatgtctcgctgcatccaccaacaccaccacagactgtccaggagttgacggatgctttagtccaggtctgggaggagatccctcaggagaccatccgccacctcatcaggagcatgcccaggcgttgtagggaggtcatacaggcaggtggaggccacacacactactgagcctcattttgacttgttttaaggacattacatcaaagttggatcagcctgtagtttgtttgtttttccactttaattttgagtgtgactccaaatccagacctccatgggttaataagtttgatttccattgataatttttgtgtgattttgttgtcagcacattcaactatgtaaagaacaaagtgtttaataagaagatttcattcattcagatctaggatgtgttattttagtgttccctttatttttttgagcagtgtacatatatactgtccTTCTCTAGTGAACTACTTCTCTAAGAACTACTGTGTGACCATATAGTACTTCAAAAAGTTTCAGCCTTCCAAATTCACGCTTTCCATGGCGCCTAACAAAGTTGTACTGTCTGGATAGAgtgttgtccatgatgaagGCCATCATTCTTCTGGTGGCTTCATCAGCAGTGCTCCCTCCAATTTCTGCCACAACAGCAACCTTAGGACATAAGGGGACATAAATTGCATTGGCAATTCACAGCTAAAGGAAAGCAAATACAGCTACAGTGTAATTAAGTATGCTATACTGACATTTTTGACTGAAAATTAAAGTGTCAAAGTAAAGCACTGTACAAATGCAATGATCAAAATGTATTATCCACTATAAATCATCCAAAAAAACCTTTGTTAAAAGGAACCATATCAGACTATCAGCACCTGTCAGGCTTAATATGTTGTTATTGACACGGTCGGGGACCGCGGTACAAAgaagtggacccaaatgcagaacactCAGTGAGACAAGGAGGGAgatgcaaacaatgtttatttataatgattGTTAGTggcttggtccaggtccgggAAGCACTTCCTATGAGAGGGCAGAGGATTAATGTGGGTCTGAGAGGGTGCTGGGTTATGTCTGCTATGGCAGCGGCTTACTGTATTCCAGAGGAAGACTGACGGTGGAGGAGTAAGCCAGGAGATGGTTTCTGGTGGAGGTAGAATGAGTTTGGTTGCAGGCAGGCAGTCGACTTGGCATGGGGACAGTCCTTATCCAAGGTGCTGTGGTGATCCAAGGAAGCAAGGTCTAAGGCACGCAGTAAagtgtgacaatctggcgaTGGCTGGAGCTCCTGAAGAGCCAGATAACGAGcctgctgatgagctgcaggtggcagcaattgtggctccagactccgccctcagtccccatggtaacctgctcaccctgacctgcaaactcagacacaccaAAACATGACAGTTATTGTCCggttatattaaaatgaatttagtAATGAGTTAAAAAATTTGCTTGCTTTAAAAATCTTATATCTCAATGTCTCAAGAATTATATTTTCTATGTACAGCACATCGGCAAAcgtgttttaaaatgtgctatataaataaagtttgaattggATGTTGTTTCTGACCTATGGAGGTTGACATTTTATCTGTGCAATGCATTCTGGGACAGTGACGTAAATCTGTTGATCTCAGGGTAAGAAGATAAGTAGGTGAGGACAAATGTGACTTTTTTGGGGCTAGATTTTCTTTGAGCTGCTTTTGGTTTCAGTATTCAGTCAAAATGAAACAACAGCAGGGACAAATAGTCAGACAGAAAGTACTGGGTGTCCTCTTGTTGAGATGTAAACACGTCCCTCCTGAAATAATGTATAGATGTCACTGCGCCATCCAACAAGTCTGAAATTTTTCAAGGTCAGAAAGTTAACTAGTTCGTCTTTAAGGACATGATATCTGTTGACACAATTAAACCTAATCAATCATACTTAACTTTTGTGATTTTACCATTttcattatatattatataatgtgCAATGCTTTCCTCTAATCTATATTAGAATACCTTTAATCCCGATGTTTACCGTGAACAGCTGTTGACAGGAAATGGAGCTCTTTGCAGCAAACGTGCTTCCTGAGTTGGTGTTAGTCTGTCCTCTCATTTTCAAGTTAGTTTTTGGTGATTTCTTCAGTGATTGCTCTAAATCAATgcatttggtttaatttaaaaaatactgaacTCACTGAGAAATCACTGAGTGAATGTACTGCTAGATGGGGCCAAGACCACACCATTTGACATCATTGCCCAGAATGTATTGCAAAATAAATGGTTACATTTAATGAGCATATTTATTACATCCTTATCATTTACCACTTCTTTCAGGAAGACCGGGTCTGCCAATTTTTGTTCCATTGCCTCAACACTGGAGACTGTCCGGAGTGGAAAAATGGCCCCCTCAGGTAGAACTGCGGTGGCTGGTCCATCGTGTTGTTTTATCAGTGACTGCAACATCCGACTGTGGACCCTCTGAGTCTCCTTAATGTCTTCCAGGAGGGTTAGAACACGTACAAACATGTTCTCTTGTGAACTGGCATTAGTGGCTTGGAAAAGCCTTCTGGGATTTTGTTGTGTAACCACAGATGAAGGCGTGGAAGCTGGTCGTGGCTGGACAAATTGATGGGTGACGTTCAGGTGGGGAATTTCTCTGGACTGCATGTTCTTCAGGGCTGATGCTGGTATGGTCTCTGTCCCAGCATTGTCCCAGTCTTCATCTGAACTTGACAGGATCACTGGccttgaaacacacacacaaacattataaaataaatggcaTGGGTAATACAGTTTATCGTGAGTACAAAGACTACAAGCAGCACAGATAATGAGAAGCAAGTGTTTACAAGTTCATGACCATCCCAGGAGAGCTAATGCAAATAAATTTATATCAAACCCTGTAATTTTATcagaaaatattgaaaaaaaagtttgtaataataataataataataataataataatatattttatttctggaCACCCTTCATGACACTCAAGGTGAACTTACATTaaaaaaccataaaataaataaaatgaaatacaataagttagtaaaaaagaaaaagagaaaagattaaaaattctGAATTTAGAGCAACCAGTTtacctaacatcatgtctttggaagAAGCTAGaatacctggagagaacccatgaaaacacagaaagaccactgtTTAAACCCCTCACTGGCCAAGCCTCGAACCAGCCACCTTCTTGCTTTGATGACACAAGAGCTACGCCATCACTGCTGTTTTAGATGAAAAACTGCACCACACCACAAAAGTTACTcgatctttttattttgcagttttctcatttcattaacttaaaaagaacagaatcagctgtttaaaGTGCTGATCAACATTTATAGAGTAGCTATatcaaatctacataaccatctcaccaggagactacagtccaatcaaactctgatcaactgcatcgatcaaattaaacattggatgtgccagaacttccttcagttaaatcaagacaaaactgaaataatagtttttagatccaaggaagaaagattaaaagtcagttctcatCTTCAAACATTAAAGTTCTAAACTACCAACcaaaccagaaatctgggagcagtcctggactcagacctggattttagcagttatatccTCTTGACtaccatgaaaaaaaatactgtccaatcacattttttttcccccaatctTTGTAAGGTAccaaagccccaccccttcACATTTGGTATCATTGAAAAGCCCTAAACGTCCTCTGTAGATAGCAAAAGGAGTTAACTCAGTAGAATGCAGTGGGTGGGAGATATTCAGGTTTACAAATGTCCcacacagaggacaaatttgaactactggtagtcaggaggatattaagacagttgtgaagtcggcctgttatcacttaaagaacatctggaggattaaaggactgatgactcagcaggatttagaaaaactggtccatgcatttatctttagtagactggactcctgtaatgctgtcctcacaggtctccctaaagtccatcagacagctgcagttagtccagaacgctgctgctccagtcttcactaataCCAGGacagtagatcctagaactctagtcctcagatctttacactggcttcctgtctgtcaaagaactgacttcaaaatcctgctgttagtttacaaagacctgaatggtttaggaccagaatccattcaggatattctggttggttatgaagcaaccagatccctcaggtcatcagggtcaggtctactttctgttccgaAAGTCACGACTAAACGTGGAGAgacagcgttcagcttttatgctcctcacatgtggaacaaactcacagaaacctgcaggtctgctgactcagcagttttacatcagggttaaaacttttctatttgctgccattatcagaacagctgttagGTCCCCACACTAgaactttatttctattttatctgttttatttgagctttttttgcttttaattttttctatttctattaaactttgtttttaatgttttctttgtttttaaattttacccaaatttccctgagggctctctgaagggattaataaagtatttctattctattctaatgtACAAAGTACAAAATGTATAAAGTAATAAcgacaataaaaaatatgatttttatttactttaaggcacccaaagtgctttacacgcttctgtaatgctttaatgttttatgtaaagcacatggaattgtcttatacatgaaatgtgctatacaaataaacttgcctcgCCTAGAGAGCATGAGTTTCAGCTTGAACAGGAAACTGTATTAAACATTTTGATATCCGATTCATGTAGCTCAAACACTGAGAATAAGAGAATTCTGTTATAGCTAATTATAGTAACCTATAGCCCCTAAGATCATGACTGAACCTGGTGAGCAATAGCAAAGGCCTACTGAAAATataatttgtctttatttcttgtCAATTTACATTATTCATAAGAAACTGAAAAATTTACCTCCTTTTCCACTTCCCTCTTCCTAGCATCCTTACCCGAATCGGACTCGGTCTGCAAAT harbors:
- the LOC121644312 gene encoding uncharacterized protein LOC121644312, with the translated sequence MAAVNAWVLYQTCIGARMTRRLLILELCKQLRRTKDQTVCFIKLRAENEGLFSGAKFSANVGWKTILEKMGLQEKVTPAQAKKKWDNLKKKYKDCKYPGTGEGVAGKPTAATWPWFVLMDEVLGQRPSSNPPVLIASIEEDRPGPSSAVGSQSVEEVREDPVAGRGRRKRKAADQFVDLIREDMRLQREAEERREAESRERMDRLFSLLEKFVNK
- the LOC121644313 gene encoding putative nuclease HARBI1 gives rise to the protein MPRSTVHRIIRRVTEEVVAIRHQVIRLPTAGADLEAVSRGFAGLARHQAFSKAAGAIDGCHVRIKPPSGPDGHCYKNRKLFPSIILQSVCDHQGRFIDTYVGWPGSVHDSRVLRHSPLYKRSLYPPPGHFILADGGYPCLQHPLPLITPYKRPLRGVGAQRFNHHHSRARSIIERAFGMMKSRFRACKRWKCTTPLHHTSLHHVPSSTTSASGG